A genomic window from Salvia miltiorrhiza cultivar Shanhuang (shh) chromosome 5, IMPLAD_Smil_shh, whole genome shotgun sequence includes:
- the LOC130987105 gene encoding uncharacterized protein LOC130987105 isoform X2, translating into MSKMIGEETALCSEARAGKMVFQPILEEGVFRFDCSADDRNGTFPSISFENPRVRDVPLADVHKVPTLVPSFECVKGQQMVNLEFPQNTSFYGTGEVSGQLERTGRRIFTWNTDAWGYGPGTTSLYQSHPWVLAVLSNGEAIGVLADTTRRCEIDLRKESNIKLISEAPYPVITFGPFDSPTDVLASFSRAVGTVFMPPKWSLGYHQCRWSYHSDARVREIAKTFREKSIPCDVIWMDIDYMDGFRCFTFDKERFPDPKSLGADLHQNGFKGIWMLDPGIKSEKGYFVYDSGSERDIWIQTADGKPFIGDVWPGPCVFPDFTQSTARSWWAQLVKGFISNGVDGIWNDMNEPAVFKTVTKTMPESNVHRGDAELGGHQKHSHYHNVYGMLMARSTYEGMKLANEQKRPFVLTRAGFVGSQRYAATWTGDNLSTWEHLHMSISMVVQLGLSGQPLSGPDIGGFAGNATPKLFGRWMGVGSMFPFCRGHSETDTVDHEPWSFGQECEEVCRLALKRRYRFLPHIYTLFYMAHTRGIPVATPTFFADPKDLELRTQENSFLLGPLLIYASTGKDQELYEMQHKLPKGIWLSFDFEDSHPDLPALYLQGGSIIPVSPPYQHVGEANLTDDLLLLVALDEAGKAVGSLFEDDGDGYEYTNGGYLLTTYIAERQSSVVTVKVLKTEGSWKRPKRRLHVKLLLGKGAMIDAWGIDGDILQIPIPSEREVSDLVAAGEKQLRTRIETAKRIPDVENVPGHKGIELSRTPVEIKSGDWSLKVVPWIGGRIISMGHLPSKTQWLHSRVEINGYEEYSGLEYRSAGCSEEYSVIERDLEQAGEVESLQLEGDIGGGLVLERRICIPKENLKTVRIDSSIVARKVGAGSGGFSRLVCLRVHPTFNLLHPTETYVSFTAIDGSVHEAWPESGEQVFEGNLCPNGEWRLVDRSLGFSLVNRFNISQVHKCRIHWGTGNVNLELRSEDRPVSEVSPLQISHEYEVIQIP; encoded by the exons ATGTCAAAGATGATTGGGGAGGAAACCGCGTTATGCTCAGAGGCGCGGGCCGGGAAAATGGTTTTTCAGCCAATTCTCGAGGAAGGAGTATTCCGCTTTGATTGTTCTGCAGACGATAGAAATGGTACATTTCCAAGCATTTCATTTGAAAACCCCAGAGTTAGGGACGTGCCACTTGCGGATGTCCATAAAGTTCCAACTTTAGTTCCCAGTTTTGAATGTGTAAAGGGACAGCAAATGGTCAATTTAGAG TTTCCTCAAAACACCTCATTTTATGGAACTGGAGAAGTTAGTGGGCAGCTTGAAAGAACAGGGAGGAGG ATATTTACTTGGAATACGGATGCATGGGGCTATGGCCCTGGAACTACTTCATTGTACCAATCACATCCATGGGTTCTAGCAGTACTTTCAAATGGAGAGGCAATAGGAGTTCTTGCAGATACAACTCGACGCTGTGAG ATTGATTTGCGGAAAGAATCAAACATAAAGCTAATTTCTGAAGCGCCCTATCCCGTCATCACATTTGGTCCATTTGATTCACCAACTGATGTTCTTGCCTCTTTCTCACGAGCAGTTG GAACTGTTTTCATGCCACCAAAGTGGTCCTTGGGCTATCACCAATGCCGTTGGAGCTACCATTCTGATGCTCGAGTTCGTGAG ATAGCGAAGACATTTCGGGAGAAAAGTATACCTTGTGATGTCATATGGATGGACATAGACTACATGGATGGTTTTCGTTGTTTCACCTTTGACAAG GAGCGATTTCCAGATCCGAAGTCTCTAGGAGCTGATCTTCATCAAAATGGGTTCAAGGGAATCTGGATGCTAGATCCTGGGATAAAAAGTGAGAAGGGCTATTTTGTCTATGATAGTGGTTCAGAAAGAGATATTTGGATTCAAACTGCAGATGGAAAACCTTTCATTG GGGATGTGTGGCCCGGGCCTTGTGTATTTCCTGATTTCACACAGTCGACCGCTCGTTCATGGTGGGCTCAACTAGTAAAAGGATTTATCTCTAATGGTGTCGATGGTATATGGAATGACATGAATGAGCCAGCTGTCTTCAAG ACTGTGACAAAGACAATGCCAGAGAGCAATGTCCACAGGGGAGATGCAGAACTTGGTGGCCATCAGAAGCACTCCCACTATCACAAT GTTTATGGTATGCTGATGGCTAGATCTACATATGAAGGGATGAAACTAGCAAATGAACAGAAACGACCCTTTGTCTTGACACGAGCTGGGTTCGTTGGTAGCCAAAGGTATGCTGCAACATGGACTGGAGATAATCTTTCTACGTGGGAGCACCTACACATGAGTATCTCCATGGTTGTTCAATTG GGGCTGAGTGGTCAGCCACTCTCGGGGCCAGATATTGGTGGCTTTGCCGGTAATGCAACGCCAAAGCTGTTTGGAAGGTGGATGGGAGTGGGTTCCATGTTTCCCTTTTGTCGAGGTCATTCTGAGACTGACACTGTCGATCATGAGCCCTGGTCTTTTGGGCAAGAG TGTGAAGAGGTTTGCCGACTTGCATTAAAGAGGCGATATCGGTTTCTACCACACATATATACTCTCTTTTACATGGCTCATACAAGGGGCATTCCAGTGGCAACTCCTACCTTTTTTGCTG ATCCTAAAGATTTGGAGCTAAGGACACAAGAAAATTCATTTCTCTTGGGACCCCTTCTTATATATGCAAG CACGGGTAAAGATCAGGAGTTATATGAAATGCAACACAAGTTGCCTAAAGGCATCTGGCttagttttgattttgaagACTCTCATCCA GATTTGCCTGCCTTATATCTTCAAGGTGGATCTATCATTCCTGTGTCCCCACCTTATCAGCATGTTGGGGAAGCTAATCTTACAGATGATTTATTGCTGTTGGTGGCTTTAGATGAAGCTGGTAAAGCTGTAGGGTCGCTCTTTGAAGATGATGGTGATGGATATGAATACACTAATGGAGGATATCTATTGACAACATATATTGCTGAACGGCAATCTTCTGTGGTCACCGTGAAGGTATTGAAAACTGAAGGATCTTGGAAGAGGCCCAAACGCCGCTTACATGTGAAACTACTGCTTGGAAAAGGTGCAATG atcgATGCATGGGGTATTGATGGAGATATTCTGCAAATTCCAATCCCATCAGAGAGGGAAGTGTCAGATTTGGTCGCGGCTGGTGAAAAACAACTGAGAACTCGTATAG AAACCGCTAAACGTATTCCAGACGTGGAAAATGTCCCTGGACACAAAGGAATAGAACTATCGAGAACACCTGTTGAAATAAAAAGTGGCGACTGGTCTCTCAAAGTCGTACCATGGATTGGTGGAAGAATCATTTCTATGGGGCACCTTCCTTCAA AAACCCAGTGGCTTCATAGTCGAGTCGAAATTAATGGCTACGAGGAATACAGTGGCTTGGAGTATCGTTCTGCTGGATGCTCAGAGGAGTATTCTGTCATCGA GCGAGATCTGGAGCAGGCAGGAGAAGTCGAGTCACTGCAATTAGAAGGTGATATAGGAGGCGGTTTAGTCCTTGAACGCCGGATATGTATCCCCAAAGAAAACTTAAAAACAGTCCGGATTGATTCCAGCATCGTAGCTCGCAAAGTTGGTGCTGGATCTGGAGGATTTTCAAG GCTTGTGTGCTTGAGAGTGCACCCGACATTCAACTTGCTGCATCCAACTGAAACATACGTGTCTTTTACTGCAATCGATGGGTCTGTCCACGAGGCTTGGCCAGAGTCTGGTGAACAGGTTTTCGAAGGGAATCTGTGCCCGAATG GCGAATGGAGGCTTGTCGACAGAAGCCTTGGCTTCTCCCTAGTGAACCGGTTCAATATCAGCCAAGTTCACAAGTGTCGAATTCACTGGGGAACGGGGAATGTGAATTTGGAGCTCCGTTCAGAAGACAGGCCGGTGTCCGAGGTATCTCCTCTTCAAATATCTCACGAGTACGAGGTAATACAAATACCATAA
- the LOC130987105 gene encoding uncharacterized protein LOC130987105 isoform X1, producing the protein MAKPSHCIPPSVISSHDQHPLRHSTQCYTYGSRILHGSLKNTNFLSFLNLESHFSSKPVAGSSLILPISYPSYRKVKVRRRLIDQRSLVMSKMIGEETALCSEARAGKMVFQPILEEGVFRFDCSADDRNGTFPSISFENPRVRDVPLADVHKVPTLVPSFECVKGQQMVNLEFPQNTSFYGTGEVSGQLERTGRRIFTWNTDAWGYGPGTTSLYQSHPWVLAVLSNGEAIGVLADTTRRCEIDLRKESNIKLISEAPYPVITFGPFDSPTDVLASFSRAVGTVFMPPKWSLGYHQCRWSYHSDARVREIAKTFREKSIPCDVIWMDIDYMDGFRCFTFDKERFPDPKSLGADLHQNGFKGIWMLDPGIKSEKGYFVYDSGSERDIWIQTADGKPFIGDVWPGPCVFPDFTQSTARSWWAQLVKGFISNGVDGIWNDMNEPAVFKTVTKTMPESNVHRGDAELGGHQKHSHYHNVYGMLMARSTYEGMKLANEQKRPFVLTRAGFVGSQRYAATWTGDNLSTWEHLHMSISMVVQLGLSGQPLSGPDIGGFAGNATPKLFGRWMGVGSMFPFCRGHSETDTVDHEPWSFGQECEEVCRLALKRRYRFLPHIYTLFYMAHTRGIPVATPTFFADPKDLELRTQENSFLLGPLLIYASTGKDQELYEMQHKLPKGIWLSFDFEDSHPDLPALYLQGGSIIPVSPPYQHVGEANLTDDLLLLVALDEAGKAVGSLFEDDGDGYEYTNGGYLLTTYIAERQSSVVTVKVLKTEGSWKRPKRRLHVKLLLGKGAMIDAWGIDGDILQIPIPSEREVSDLVAAGEKQLRTRIETAKRIPDVENVPGHKGIELSRTPVEIKSGDWSLKVVPWIGGRIISMGHLPSKTQWLHSRVEINGYEEYSGLEYRSAGCSEEYSVIERDLEQAGEVESLQLEGDIGGGLVLERRICIPKENLKTVRIDSSIVARKVGAGSGGFSRLVCLRVHPTFNLLHPTETYVSFTAIDGSVHEAWPESGEQVFEGNLCPNGEWRLVDRSLGFSLVNRFNISQVHKCRIHWGTGNVNLELRSEDRPVSEVSPLQISHEYEVIQIP; encoded by the exons ATGGCAAAACCGTCGCACTGCATTCCACCGTCTGTTATTTCATCACACGACCAACACCCTCTACGCCACTCCACTCAATGCTACACTTATGGTTCTAGAATCTTACACGGCTCGCTCAAAAATACTAATTTTCTGAGTTTCCTCAACTTGGAATCTCATTTCAGCAGCAAACCTGTTGCTGGAAGTTCTCTCATTCTTCCGATCAG TTATCCGTCTTACAGAAAGGTAAAAGTTAGAAGGAGGTTGATTGATCAAAGATCATTAGTAATGTCAAAGATGATTGGGGAGGAAACCGCGTTATGCTCAGAGGCGCGGGCCGGGAAAATGGTTTTTCAGCCAATTCTCGAGGAAGGAGTATTCCGCTTTGATTGTTCTGCAGACGATAGAAATGGTACATTTCCAAGCATTTCATTTGAAAACCCCAGAGTTAGGGACGTGCCACTTGCGGATGTCCATAAAGTTCCAACTTTAGTTCCCAGTTTTGAATGTGTAAAGGGACAGCAAATGGTCAATTTAGAG TTTCCTCAAAACACCTCATTTTATGGAACTGGAGAAGTTAGTGGGCAGCTTGAAAGAACAGGGAGGAGG ATATTTACTTGGAATACGGATGCATGGGGCTATGGCCCTGGAACTACTTCATTGTACCAATCACATCCATGGGTTCTAGCAGTACTTTCAAATGGAGAGGCAATAGGAGTTCTTGCAGATACAACTCGACGCTGTGAG ATTGATTTGCGGAAAGAATCAAACATAAAGCTAATTTCTGAAGCGCCCTATCCCGTCATCACATTTGGTCCATTTGATTCACCAACTGATGTTCTTGCCTCTTTCTCACGAGCAGTTG GAACTGTTTTCATGCCACCAAAGTGGTCCTTGGGCTATCACCAATGCCGTTGGAGCTACCATTCTGATGCTCGAGTTCGTGAG ATAGCGAAGACATTTCGGGAGAAAAGTATACCTTGTGATGTCATATGGATGGACATAGACTACATGGATGGTTTTCGTTGTTTCACCTTTGACAAG GAGCGATTTCCAGATCCGAAGTCTCTAGGAGCTGATCTTCATCAAAATGGGTTCAAGGGAATCTGGATGCTAGATCCTGGGATAAAAAGTGAGAAGGGCTATTTTGTCTATGATAGTGGTTCAGAAAGAGATATTTGGATTCAAACTGCAGATGGAAAACCTTTCATTG GGGATGTGTGGCCCGGGCCTTGTGTATTTCCTGATTTCACACAGTCGACCGCTCGTTCATGGTGGGCTCAACTAGTAAAAGGATTTATCTCTAATGGTGTCGATGGTATATGGAATGACATGAATGAGCCAGCTGTCTTCAAG ACTGTGACAAAGACAATGCCAGAGAGCAATGTCCACAGGGGAGATGCAGAACTTGGTGGCCATCAGAAGCACTCCCACTATCACAAT GTTTATGGTATGCTGATGGCTAGATCTACATATGAAGGGATGAAACTAGCAAATGAACAGAAACGACCCTTTGTCTTGACACGAGCTGGGTTCGTTGGTAGCCAAAGGTATGCTGCAACATGGACTGGAGATAATCTTTCTACGTGGGAGCACCTACACATGAGTATCTCCATGGTTGTTCAATTG GGGCTGAGTGGTCAGCCACTCTCGGGGCCAGATATTGGTGGCTTTGCCGGTAATGCAACGCCAAAGCTGTTTGGAAGGTGGATGGGAGTGGGTTCCATGTTTCCCTTTTGTCGAGGTCATTCTGAGACTGACACTGTCGATCATGAGCCCTGGTCTTTTGGGCAAGAG TGTGAAGAGGTTTGCCGACTTGCATTAAAGAGGCGATATCGGTTTCTACCACACATATATACTCTCTTTTACATGGCTCATACAAGGGGCATTCCAGTGGCAACTCCTACCTTTTTTGCTG ATCCTAAAGATTTGGAGCTAAGGACACAAGAAAATTCATTTCTCTTGGGACCCCTTCTTATATATGCAAG CACGGGTAAAGATCAGGAGTTATATGAAATGCAACACAAGTTGCCTAAAGGCATCTGGCttagttttgattttgaagACTCTCATCCA GATTTGCCTGCCTTATATCTTCAAGGTGGATCTATCATTCCTGTGTCCCCACCTTATCAGCATGTTGGGGAAGCTAATCTTACAGATGATTTATTGCTGTTGGTGGCTTTAGATGAAGCTGGTAAAGCTGTAGGGTCGCTCTTTGAAGATGATGGTGATGGATATGAATACACTAATGGAGGATATCTATTGACAACATATATTGCTGAACGGCAATCTTCTGTGGTCACCGTGAAGGTATTGAAAACTGAAGGATCTTGGAAGAGGCCCAAACGCCGCTTACATGTGAAACTACTGCTTGGAAAAGGTGCAATG atcgATGCATGGGGTATTGATGGAGATATTCTGCAAATTCCAATCCCATCAGAGAGGGAAGTGTCAGATTTGGTCGCGGCTGGTGAAAAACAACTGAGAACTCGTATAG AAACCGCTAAACGTATTCCAGACGTGGAAAATGTCCCTGGACACAAAGGAATAGAACTATCGAGAACACCTGTTGAAATAAAAAGTGGCGACTGGTCTCTCAAAGTCGTACCATGGATTGGTGGAAGAATCATTTCTATGGGGCACCTTCCTTCAA AAACCCAGTGGCTTCATAGTCGAGTCGAAATTAATGGCTACGAGGAATACAGTGGCTTGGAGTATCGTTCTGCTGGATGCTCAGAGGAGTATTCTGTCATCGA GCGAGATCTGGAGCAGGCAGGAGAAGTCGAGTCACTGCAATTAGAAGGTGATATAGGAGGCGGTTTAGTCCTTGAACGCCGGATATGTATCCCCAAAGAAAACTTAAAAACAGTCCGGATTGATTCCAGCATCGTAGCTCGCAAAGTTGGTGCTGGATCTGGAGGATTTTCAAG GCTTGTGTGCTTGAGAGTGCACCCGACATTCAACTTGCTGCATCCAACTGAAACATACGTGTCTTTTACTGCAATCGATGGGTCTGTCCACGAGGCTTGGCCAGAGTCTGGTGAACAGGTTTTCGAAGGGAATCTGTGCCCGAATG GCGAATGGAGGCTTGTCGACAGAAGCCTTGGCTTCTCCCTAGTGAACCGGTTCAATATCAGCCAAGTTCACAAGTGTCGAATTCACTGGGGAACGGGGAATGTGAATTTGGAGCTCCGTTCAGAAGACAGGCCGGTGTCCGAGGTATCTCCTCTTCAAATATCTCACGAGTACGAGGTAATACAAATACCATAA